The sequence aataaaaaaaaaatgcagactggCCTCATAACCCTTCCCCCACTTGTGTACATGTTTGTCCTTGATGCCGGCttccaattttattttttgtctatttTCTACTTCATTTAtagaatataattacagttggctTCAGATCTACAGTTCCACCCCTGTCTACTTTGGGTGGGAAACTGTTGGTAGTGAATGCAGGTGACTACCTTGTAAACCATCCTGTGGGACCACAATGTGGGCTGGTGGCTTATTAATAGAACAGGTTTCCTGTTTTCTAGTCTCGAAATTGGAACTGCATattaatatactttttttttgtctgtttcagATTTATCGAAAATGACAGAATATAAACTGGTAGTGGTCGGCGCTGGAGGTGTAGGGAAGAGCGCCCTGACGATACAACTGATACAGAACCATTTTGTTGATGAGTATGATCCCACTATAGAGGTGAGAGACGCTCTCCTTCTATACTGTGATGAACCCTTTTCTCTGTGTGTACCTGTTAGCTATAAATGCCATATAGAAGTACTCCCTATAAAGAGCGGTCACTATGTATGTGATGTGACCTCCTTATTCTGTATTATACTTTAGAGCTGCATGTACTATtctgcaggcttcagagctgaaatctcccagcattTTCTGCGCAGAACTTCTTATGGCGATTTTATACTTGGAGCAGTGTGGCTCTGCTAATGCATTTAGGGTAGGAAAAAACTAAgtaacccccccctgcattgtaggAGCTCTAAGCTGTTTGGGGATTGTCTGCTCACAGGCTTGCCAGCTTATTTCCACAAACGGTCAGAATCTATATATAAACTGTAAAAGGTCTCTCAATTGGCCATTCTTCTCTTTAACACACCCTAATGAAGAAATTCTGAGCTGCACTGTTTGACCAGGGGAATGGGAACACCCAttgatttccaggaggaataacgggaacggcagagttctaagaaaagagaCTGCAAAGGAACAGCTCCTCTTAAATACTGACTCGTGGTGCTCCTCGTCACAATCATTTTAGTCATgttcagtttaaaggggttgtccactttctggctaatgttgaccaatgtgtttgtgaggcgattatatggcacttactaatatagtccttgttgaaattctgcaccatttttctAGATTTCATAAGGCATGCTCCCTGGCTTACAAACTCTTTTGAGCTGTCCACACATTAAGCTGTCctttaagatggctgctgatggagggtcatgtgaccaggataATAATCTCCatttgatgtctcctccattcaaaaccACTGCACCTGCCGTCTGCGCCcttcgctttaagaagccaaaatcgagaagtccgcacaggcgcatcaggcagagccctgtgcgcatgcGAGAGATCTTACATCAGGAAGAGGAGGGTGGagggagaggcagcacagaggattaggaggcggtgcagaagtctggaaaggcggcggtgGGTGCCTAGTGTAGGTACAGTGTGTTTGAAAGGAGGAGCCATCAAATGGACCTGATTTCTCTGGTTacgtgaccctccatcagcggccatctcatggacaggacctctgtagaCAGctcaaaagactttgtaaacaagggagcatacctgataaaatatagaaaatggagcAGAAGTTCAACAAGGACTATATTggcaagtgccatataatcatctcacgaACACATTGATCAACAATTaccagaaagtggacaacccctgtaatcaGCGGATAGTTTGCTAGGGTTGTTCAGAGGCTATGCCACGAAATCATCATATGTTCTCCCCACAGGACTCCTACAGGAAGCAAGTAGTAATCGATGGAGAGACGTGCCTCTTGGATATTCTGGACACTGCAGGTCAAGAGGAGTATAGTGCCATGAGAGACCAGTACATGAGGACGGGGGAGGGCTTTCTGTGtgtgtttgccattaataatactAAATCGTTTGAGGACATTCATCATTATAGGTAAGGAGTAGGAATCGTTATGGAAATAGTACCGATTTGGGGTAAATATAAAGttgtggactttttttttttctttagtcctACTATGTGACCTAACTGCGTAATCTACTGTATTTTTGCCTATTAGGTCCTGCCTTAGGCAGGGCCTAACAGGAAAGCACTGCAGGAATGGGCAGCCCtttgtttaaggcctctttcacacttgcgttgtccggatccggcgtgtactccacttgccggaattacactccggatccggaaaaacgcaagtgtactgaaagcatttgaagacggaaccgtcttccaaatgctttcagtgttactatggcacccaggacgctattaaagtcctggttgccatagtaggagcggggagcgggggagcagtatacttacagtccgtgcggctccccgggcgctccagaatgacgtcagagcgccccatgcgcatggatgacgtgatccatgtgatcacatgatccatgcgcttggggcgccctgacgtcactctggagcgcccggggagccgcacggacggtaagtacactgctcccccgctccccgctacacttaccatggctgtcaggactttagcgtcccggcagccatggtaaccactctgaaaaagctaaatgtcggctccggcaatgcgccgaaacgacgtttagcttaaggccggatccggatcaatgtcttccaatgggcattaattccggatccggccttgcggcaagtgttccggatttttggccggagcaaaaagcgcagcatgctgcggtattttctccggccaacaaacgttccgtaccggaactgaagacatcctgatgcatcctgaacggattactctccattcagaatgcattaggataatcctgatcaggattcttccggcatagagccccgacgacggaactctatgccggaagacaataacgcaggtgtgaaagagccctaagccagaTTGTCGTGGCAGTCCATTGGCATCCCATGATCTCATTTTGGTGAAGCAAATGCTGTAAAGATCCTGAGCCAGCAGGAGATGCAGGAAGGCAGCGGCTCCAGAACCAAAGACGGGTGAATGATCTGTGTGTCTTATTTTTATTCCTTTACTTGA is a genomic window of Bufo bufo chromosome 1, aBufBuf1.1, whole genome shotgun sequence containing:
- the KRAS gene encoding GTPase KRas isoform X2 → MTEYKLVVVGAGGVGKSALTIQLIQNHFVDEYDPTIEDSYRKQVVIDGETCLLDILDTAGQEEYSAMRDQYMRTGEGFLCVFAINNTKSFEDIHHYREQIKRVKDSEDVPMVLVGNKCDLPSRTVDTKQAQDLARSYGIPFIETSAKTRQGVDDAFYTLVREIRKHKEKMSKEGKKKKKKSKSKCLIL
- the KRAS gene encoding GTPase KRas isoform X1, encoding MTEYKLVVVGAGGVGKSALTIQLIQNHFVDEYDPTIEDSYRKQVVIDGETCLLDILDTAGQEEYSAMRDQYMRTGEGFLCVFAINNTKSFEDIHHYREQIKRVKDSEDVPMVLVGNKCDLPSRTVDTKQAQDLARSYGIPFIETSAKTRQRVEDAFYTLVREIRQYRLKKMSKEEKTPGCVKIKKCLVM